GGCTAGGTACTCTCTGGCTCCAAACACAGGCACAAGTTACCGTTCTCATAGCAACGCTAATCCCTCTGCCTGAGGGCACTTCCGCCTAGTCTGAGTGCTGGTTGGGCAAGGGGAGATAGGTGCACCTGCTGGAGGAATTTGCCTGGTCCtcatgccaccacacccagttaaCATTTCATGCTCCAAATCCTTGATGTGGCCAGGGACATTCACAAGGAACATGAATTACCCCCATGCTTATCAGTAATTTCACTGCCACAGTCAAACATATCTTTTTCCTCAATGCTGATCTGCAGTGTATTTGTTGAGGGGGGAAATATCCAGGCAAAGAGCAGATTGGAAATCCATCCTTTCCAATAAATGAACTTGGAGTTGCCCCTTGAGGGTCAGTCACTACCCAGCCCAGCCTACTTCCTTCTATTGCACCATGGGCATCTGGCCTCCCAGGAAGTGGGGCAGGAAGCATGATCATGAGACCAAGGTTAGGTGGAAGGCAGAGGTCTCCCTCTTCTGTGCCCTCTCCCATCCTGGCCCAGCAACCTCTCCTTGCCTTCACAGTCTATCAGTGTCTTGCTCAGAGGGGTCTCCGTTTCCAGACTCAAGTCTAGAGGTTTTGCCCTACTAGCTCTCCAAATGCCCAGAAACAGAGGTGGCCACAAGTTGCCCTGTTTCCTTTTCCCAGCTGGCCAGCTGAAAGCCAAGTTATATCTGTCAGTTTATACCTTGAACCCATCCCTCTTCATGCACCTTGTCCCTGGGTTAGAATCAACTCCCTAGGACAGCTGACTCAGCTGGACATTGGCCTCCcttgcagggggtggggagatTGAGGTTCCAAGCATCTATCTCCCTGTCTCCCTTGGCCTGGTCTTTGAAGATGAGAGCTATCAGAGCAGAGAAATTGGCTTCCCTTGGTTTTGCCAGGCATGTGAGCCCTGCAGATTTGTTTCTTCCATCTCAAGACTCAAGAAAGAATTGGCGCCTATTCTGTGCCTCTTAGTTCTTCCCATCCTGCTCTTCACAGCTGTGGTTGAATTAGGGAACAGCTCTTTCAAGACCTAAGCTAAGGAGCTTTCTGCTCTAATACTATCCTGCTGTCTGCCTTGAGGAATTAGCTAGGACCCTGGACATTTGAGCCCTCTGAACTTGCTTCTTTTCCCAGTACCTCTGGTGAAGTTTCCCAAGGCCATGCTGAGCAGTTCTTCATTCCTAAGAATATAGATAGAGTCATACTCTTGAGCTTTCACATCCTATTGAAGGCCTGGCCTCATTTCTCCAGCTCTTATCTTGCAATAAGTGACCCTACTGTTTTCACCCTTAGCTCagttctgtctctctctgcccatctattatataatattgttgaaaatatactttatttttttcctatgtacacCTCTTTTTGGATATATggtgagggagagaagggaggctCCTGGTATTCCAGAAGGCATCCAGGATCTGCAGTCTAAAGCTATCTAGTCTCAGGAGTAGTCTAACTTTGCAGTTCTCACCAGCCTCTAGCAGCTGCAATCCCCTAGAGAGGTGGGTCTTGAGGGAAATACCTCTTGtcctgaaactctgagccaagGTGAGGCCAGAAGCCAGCCTGCAGCTGAGGCATCCGCAGTGCCAGGACCCAGCCAGCAACTAAGCAGGCCAGCCATGTGGGGGGTAGCTCCAGAGAACTGATCCTGTGCCCACATTACTTCCTCAGAGCTCCATCCAAATCGCCTTTGAGGAGGTGCCCCAACTCTCACCCAGAACCAGCATTAGTCATGTGACCTGCGTAGACCAATCAGAGCGTACCATGGTAAGGGATGGCAATCCCCTCTTTGGGGCCTGAGCAGGGTTGACCCCAAGGATTCCCTTTAGTCTGAGGGTTCTTAACCTAGAGAGTCTGTGGATGCTTTAATAATCTTAGGATTGGTTTCATGAGGTCTGAGAATTCCATTAAAGTTACGGGCAAAatgttgtatgtgtgtatatatctgtATTTTTCTGGGGAAAGGAGTCTGGCTTTTGTCTGATTCATTTAGGTGCTTATGGCTCCAAAGAGGTGAAGCCCCAAGGGAGATGGAAGGGGTCTGCTGAACCATCACAGGGCAGGGCACAGCAGGGTGAGCGCCCTGCCTCTATGCCTGACCCTGCCTCACCTGTCTCAGGTGCTGCGCTGCCAGCTCTTTGCTGAGGAGGTGCGGTTCCCAGTCTCTGTGACCCAGCAGTCTCCAGCTGCCGTTTCCATGGAGACCTACCACGTCACTCTGACACTGCCACCAACACAGGTGGATAGAAACATGGGCAACTGAGTTGGGTCGGGGGAACAGTTCAATTGGCCCAGCATTTTCTGTTTGGTTCCTCTCTCGGGTAGAATTTGTCAAGGGAGGGTCCTGGAGAATTGGGAGTGGGGCAAGTCAATCCAATCTCTTTGTCTCTGTTCCTAGTTGGAAGTCAACCTGGAGGAAATCCCTGGTGAGGGGCTGCTAGTGTCCTGGGCCTTCACTGATCGCCCAGATCTCAGCCTGATGGTGCTTCCCAAGCTGCAGGCCAGGGAGGTAAGAAGAGAAGGCTGGAAGAGAATAGGCAGAACAGTGAGGCAGGCAGAGCAGGAACTCCAactcttcattctcctttctgCAGAGAGGTGAGGAGCAACTAGAGCTCTCAACAATTGAGGAACTGATCAAGGATGCCATAGTCAGCACACAGCCAGCCATGATGGTCAACCTCAGGGCTTGCTCTGCCGCTGGAGGCCTGGTGAgtagaaacccaaagaaaaaggtttgCATGCACCCTATCCCCAGGGCATTATATCGGATTATTACTCTTTTTACCTCCTTTTAGGTACCCAGTGAGAAGCCACTCGTGATGCCCCAGGCTCAGCCATCCATCATCAGACCCACCCGGTTATTCCTACGGCAGCTTCGAGCATTTCATCTAGGAAGTGAACTGAGAGGTGAGAGGTAGAAGTAGCTAGAGGACTGCCAAGGCCATGGTCACAGGTACTCCCTGTCATTCTGCCATAGCTTCCCATATTTGGTCTGAGCATCTTCCAACTTCTGGTTACTCACAGGCAATGAGGAACTGTGCTGTGTAGCTGAGCTTGACAACCCCATGCAACAGAAATGGACCAAGCCTATGAGGGCTGGTCCCGAGGTGGAATGGACAGAGGACCTGGCTCTGTAAGGAAtgaccccacccccaacccctacTCCCATGGGCAGACTGAGGATGAAACCCTTCTAGCATATCTCTGGCATGAATCAGTTCTGCATTCAGTAGACTTTGGTGTGAGCCTCTATCACATGCCAGGCCCTAACCTAGGTCCTGGGGATATAGACATGACCAAGATACAGCCCCAACCCCTAGGTTAATCATAGGCTTGAGGCAGTGACAGATGTACATAGAAAAGATAGTACAAGCTTGCCAATGAGGTTCACACCTCATGGGGTGGGGAGGTAATTCTCATAGTGGAATAAGGATCGGAGTAGGCTTCATGGAGGAGGTGGCATGGAGTAACAGAGTGTAAAAGTATTCTTGGCAGAAGGAACAGCTTGAGCAAATGGAAGAGGGTGGTTTGAGATTGAGTGATCAGCTAGTCAGGGTAGAGTAGGGCTGGAGCATTTGAATGCCTGCCTAAAGAGAACTATCTACGCTCAGGCTCTGCCCCATTCTCTTGAGAAGATGGAAGAATTGAAGAATAGGATAATCTGATCAGAGCTCCAGTACTCTTTCTGCCTTTGGCGCCTGTGATGGATCCAAGAGTGGGTTCAGTGTACTAATCTTCCCCCTCCCTGGTATGTCTTGGCCCACAGGGATCTAGGCCCCCAGAGCCGGGAGCTGACCCTCAAAGTGCTAAGGAGTGGCAACTGTGGAGACAGTGAGTGTGGGGCAAAAGGGGCACCCTGGGTGGGTACTGAGTGGGGCCTGGTCATGGGTCCAGCTCACAGTGCCACCCCTGTCCCCAGGTGAGCTCCTGGGCCAGGTCACACTGCCTGTGGGCCCCCCCTCCAGACCACTATCTCGAAGACAGGTGTGCCCACTCACCCCAGGGCCAGGGAAAGCCCTGGGCCCAGCAGCCACCATGGCAGCAGAGGTGAGAAGCTGATCTCTCGGCGGGGAGGGGAATGGGTGGTCACAGGGCCTGGGTGGACTCTGAGGCCCTGATACCTTGCCCTCCCACCCCTTGGCAGCTGCAGTATGAGGAAGGCTCCCCTGGGAACCTGGGCACACCCACTCCCTCCACTCCACGTCCCAGCATCACACCTACCAAGAAGATTGAGCTGGACCGGACCATCATGCCTGATGGCACCATTGTCACCACTGTTACCACTGTCCAGTCCCGGCCCCGTGTAGAAGGCAAATTAGGTAAAGAGGAGGAGCCTGGAAGCCCAGCTCTAGCCAGGGGCCAGATACTGTAAACCCATGGCAGAACAGGGAAAGAGAACCCTGTTTCTTGGCATTCTGCTCTCATCCTGCCACTTCTTCCTCATGATCTCTCACACTTTTCCTTACATCCCTCCATTTCTCCAGCTATTCCTCTCACCCTCAGATCTTTCTGTATCTACCAACCCCTCATACAGGACTCTTGCTCTTCTACCTGTCCACATTCCCCTCTGTCTTTTCATGggtctctttccttctctgaccCCAGTCCTGACTGACTAATTgtcctttccttcattttcaaCTTTCTAACACCCTGGAGACCTAGTAGCCTCTGTGGCATTTCTCCCTCAGTGGCCCTCGATcatacttctttcatttttaggaGTCCATGGCAGTTCCCCTACCTCCAGGATCCCCTATACCTCCTCTGTACACTCTCCATATTTTTATGACATCTGCTCAAACTCTTAAATGGGCCCTATGGCACTTTCCTCACTCCCTTTGGTTCCTGTGGTATCTTATTGTCCCCTTGGCATCTTCTTAATCACCCTAGTGATTAATCATCCCTTAATCATTCTTACCTCTGAGTCAACCAAAGTCTGCATCTTGACAAAGATAGTAGGGGGGCCACTCTAAAGCACCTCCCAGCTCACTgaccctcccccacccaccaGACTCCCCCTCCCGCTCCCCGTCCAAGGTGGAGGTGACTGAGAAGACGACAACTGTGCTGAGTGAGAGCAGCGGCCCCAGCAATGCCTCCCACAGCAGTAGCCGTGAGTGGGGAATGGGCATGTGTGACTGCGGGGCACTGATGCACTATAGTCAAAAACCACTTTGGGTGGGGCAGGAGGAGTTTGAGTCCAAGAAGATGCCAGGGAGAAGTCAGATTATCTATTCTCTGGGCACCCAGCAGGGGAGAGTCACCTTTCCAATGGCTTGGACCCAGTAGCAGAGACAGCGATTCGCCAGCTGACTGAGCCCAGTGGGCGGGCAGCCAAGAAGACACCCACCAAGCGCAGCACTCTCATCATCTCTGGGGTTTCCAAGGTAACAGGGCTCTAGAGAAAGGAGCTGGGCTAGGGAAAAAGCCCTAATGGGTCACTTCTGCACATTAAAACTCATCCCTTCTGCCAGGTGCCCATTGCTCAGGACGAGTTGGCACTATCCCTGGGCTATGCAGCCTCCCTGGAAGCCTCAATGCAGGAAGATGCGGGCACCAGTGGAGGTCCCTCTTCACCTCCTTCTGACccaccagccacatccccaggaccTCTAGATGCCCTCTCTAGTCCCACGAGTGTCCAGGAAGCAGATGAGACAACTCGTTCAGATATTTCTGAGAGGCCATCGGTGGATGATGTGGAGTCAGAAACAGGGTCTACTGGTGCCCTGGAGACCCGCAGCCTCAAGGATCACAAAGGTGGGAAGATATTGGAAGGATGCCCCCTGCTTTTATACCCAGTATTGTGACCTGGGTCCTATTAAACAGTTAGGGACATGAGGGGCTCAGCTGACTtgacttctccttccttccctaagGTGCAGGCAAgccagaggagagaagggaactTGGTGCTTCAGTTCCTGGCCTGGATCTGACAGGCTTGGGTGACAGGAAGGGATGCCAAATGATTTCCCtttacctccattttttttttcccttcctgggTCTAAAGGCTTGTCTGCctgcctttttttgtttgtttgtttgtttgttttaaagagagaatgagagaggagaggagagagagagagaatttttttttaatatttattttttagttttcggaggacacaacatctttgtttgtatgtggtgctgaggatcgaacccgggccacacgcgtgccaggcgagcgcgctaccgcttgagccacatccccagccctgtttgtttgtttttaattcttcccCTTTGTGCTGAACCTACCCATACCCCATGAGTATAAGACATTCTACACTGGCCAATGTAAGGATTATACCTCTCACAGTGACACAGGCCGTGGACTGGTCTGTTagatctaacttttttttttgtactggggattgaactcaggggcacttaaacactgagccacatccccaggccttttttatattttatttagagaccgagttgtttagcaccttgctaagttgctgaggctggctttgaactcgtgatcctcctgcctcagcctcccgagtcactgtgattataggcgtgcaccaccatgcccggctggtAGATCTAACGTTAAAGGCTTACCCCGAAACATATTAATCTGTTGACCAATGAGCCTATCAACCATGAATCTGTTTATGATTTAAGCCTACATCACTTCTTGGGATGATGAGATTCCTAAGTCCAAAGCCTGCTGTGTAAGCACCTTCTTCGTCCTCTTGGTCCTGAATTTACCTCACTGAAGTTTTGATGCACCACTTCCTGTGCACACCCTGGAATGCAGTAAATAAGTTAGTGTCAACCTacctttttctttatgatttataGACATTGGGGGAACACCTTCTGCATGGCCTTTGTCTCTCCATAAGAAAGAGCCCAATTCCAAGCTGTCCTCTCAGAGCAGCTGACCTGTGACATTCCTCTTTGGGCCAGAATCAGAGGGGCAAGTGCAACCATAGCTATGAACTCACCATTTCTTCCTCAAGATGGATAAAGCACATGTTTGCTTCTACCTTCCTAAGAAAGTCTGCCAAGGCACTGGTTCTGTTCCTCATCTTCTGACCCTCCATCCTTggtcctttctctgtctctctcacctcACCCTCCCATGCcactctctctgcctcagttACACCCTCTTTCCCCACAGTGAGTTTCCTGCGCAGTGGCACTAAGCTCATTTTCCGCCGGAGGCCTCGACAGAAGGAAGCTGGTCTGAGCCAATCACACGACGACCTCTCCAACACGACAGCAACACCCAGTGTCCGAAAGAAGGCTGGCAGCTTTTCTCGCCGCCTTATCAAGCGTTTTTCCTTCAAATCCAAACCCAAGGCCAATggcaaccccagcccccagctctgaGGGCCCTCCTTACCTCCTGAGCTAGGAGAGGGCAACAGTTCTCTCAGTCCATTCCCCACATCCTCTTCTGTACCCCTTCCTGGATTCCCAGTGCCAGGGCCAGGAGAGCCCTCCGGTTCCAGGAAACCCTGTCCAGCCTGGGCTTTGGAGCCAGTTGGAAGGGTACTTGCAGTGGGAAGTGTTCAAGAAGTGGGCATCCATTGCTGTGGACATAGAAGAACGTTCATGGCTGGGAGTAAGAGATGGGCTCTGTCCTGGCATGTGTGGACATTCCTCAGAAGCCTTGGCCCCCTGCTGATACTGGCCCCCCACGAGGAGTCCCAGGGTGCTCAGTTCCTCAGCAGGTCCTTCCTcccttatttattctcttttctatttatatgccTGGTCTAGGACCCTCAGCAAACAGATGACAGAAGGCATCTCCTAGGTGACCCTTCTTTTCTGTACCAGGAGGGTAGGTAATTCCCAGGAAGGGTTCCCATACCTCCCTCAGGTCCCTACTCAGACCAGCACCAGTGTCTGCCTCTGAGGACATTGGCGGCTCATAGGAAGCCAGGCCAGCACCCGGGATGGGGGGCAGGTActccccacctccctgcctctcctcctgctcctcattcctccctccccctttatTACCATTTTTGTACTTGATGATTTCTCCCTGAGCAATGACTCAGTTTGAAGGAGGGAACCAGGAGCCTGGTGGGAAGCCTTCCCCAGAGAGATGGCTTGAGGGGCTTTAAAGACTGTGAATGGAGCAAGAGCACGGCTGCACCTCTGTATGTTGGGGGATGATGACGTCCATTGCTGTGTGATGGCTtggaatttaatttattaaattaaagtCAAATTGGAGTTTATAAATGGGCAATTGCTTATCCTTTGAAAAGGAAATAGACTTTGGATTGAAGAATGGAAAGATGAGAGATAGGGATCCAATTAGTGAGATGGGGCAAATGTTCCTGCACAGAAAAAGGTACATGTAGAGAGGATAGAAGAAGCAAGAGGCCTGGAAGGGTGAAGTTGCAGCAAAAATGTCTTATTAGCTAGTCCAGCATCTTCATCCCCTTTTCTCAAGCAGGCTGCTCCCTTCAGGACATAGTAGAGTTCAGAGCATGGACTCTACAAGGAGACTACCTGGATTTGAGTCCCAGCTCCACTAATTACCCGTGTGAGTTTGGGCAAGTTATAAAATctgagttttctcatctgtaaaacggggACTGTGGTAATAGCAGCTATCATTCAGTTGTGGGTGAGATGAAAATGAGTAAAGTGCTTAGAAATCTGCTGCACATCATCATTGCTAAGTAAGTATCAACTATTACCTCAGAAGAAACAAGGAGGGGGAAGTCTTACAAGTGTTTCATCATAATAAAAAGTCTTATTCCTAATTGTGGGCAAGTTTTAGCAATACCAGCAAATTCTGTCCCTGGTTCCTGTCTTCCTGGATCTTATACAGACCTTAAACCAGGTAAGCTGTTACTGAGTCTGCCACAAACACACTGAGTGACCTTGAACAGGACACTATTCCTTTCTGaatctcagcttcctcatctctGATGTAAAGATGATCTGAATAATCATTCAGGTTACTTTTAGCCTTGACATTGTGTCTTGCTTGCACCACAGAGGGTTCAAGCCATGTGCCTTTGGGTAGAGAGcatggaattgtttttttttttttttttttttggagagagagagagagagaatttttcaacatttattttttagttctcggcggacacaacatctttggtatgtggtgctgaggatcgaacccgggccgcacgcatgccaggcgagcgcgctaccgcttgagccacatccccagcccatgaaattGTTAATATTCCGTATGCTCCTGTCCATTTTAGTGACAGAAGATGGGATATTTAGAAGTGCAGATATTTAGTAtttggttaatttttatatagtaaAATGTTCAAATCTAGGTCTTGAAAACTCAAGAGAGATTTTTCAAGCTGTTTCCTGTAACCTGATAAATGTGACTTATAGTAGTTATCAAGGAGCAGTTTGTTTACCAGTATGATAGACAGGCAAACACCATGAACTTATAATATCATGGGAAACTTTTGTTGATGGAGGGCAGATCTCAGATTCCCACTAGACCTAGAATTGAATACATGGTAACTGGAAATTATACTCAGCTTGTGGTGTGGAGCACCCAGAGATCAATGCAGTCATATATTGTTATAATGAAGATAATCCTGATCTCATTTCAAATAtagggattttaaaaattaatgcaggGCTGGGAAGTAGcttggtggagtacttgcctagcaccacaaaaaaaagggcaaaagaaatatgaaatataattccATCAACTTTATCCATTTCACACTTTCAAAAGAGATCCACCGTTTTTAATGAGAATgaattatgcttttattttttttatagcagCTGTTAAGGAACAaatctcaggggctggggctgtagctcgtGGCCGagctggcatgcgtgaggcactggggttgatcctcagtaccacataaaaataaacaaaaaacaaaacaaaaaagatattctgttcatctacaactacaaaaatttttttaaaaataacaaatctcAGCATATGTCTGGATTATCCAGCCAAAATTGTGGCTTGTTTTCAACAGAAGCTGATTGAGGTGGAAGTAAACTATGCTAGATAACAAGACACTGCTTTAAGTTGCAGAAACAAGAGATTGGTCCCAGAGCAATACTGAAAGTTTGCTCTGAAACCTATGTTGAAATTCACACAGCTCTGTAACTTTCTTCATGAAATTGCTAAAATAAGCTAATAGCCATTTTCATCActgaaaatggaattaaaatgaaattgcCATTTCATGAAGCACTATtataaatgtacttctgaatgaataaagttgataaaaaatatattttgttatttaaaaattttttttagttgtagatggaatacctttattttatttatttttatgtggtacggaggatcgaacccagtgcctcgcatgtgcaaagcaagtgctctaccccttagctacaaccccagccccatgttatttttgaattatgtttttaaatagggACCAagcaccaggtgcagtggcacctgcctgtagtcctagcaattcaggaggctgaggcagcaggatcacaaatttaaagtcagccttggcagtttagcaagaccctgtctcaaaataaataaaattaacaacaacaaaaaaacaggactgaggatgtagctcagtggtaaagcacccctgtatttaatcctcagtaccacaaaataaaaggGCAGGGGGCAAGGTACAATTTATAATTCACTCTTGCattgtttaaaacaaaacttatGCACAAActggacattttcttttttcttttgcagtcctggggaacAAATCCAGGACCTCCCATATACTAGGCAAACATTgtaccaccactgagctataccccagatCATGATCAATTTTAATGCATCTCTAAACCTATTTATATTGAACATTTAATGTGTTTTCTGATTATATAAATTAGGTTTATTTCTAGGTTAGAAGATATAAACAATTATAAGGGAATAAAATATCAATCCCAATGAATGCTAAGGTATATGATTTGTACATGATttgacatcttttaaaatttttttcttattatttagtcatagatggacatagtacctttattttatttatgtttttttatgtggtgctgagtgccCAGAGATATACCCCCAATCATGATCTATTTTAATGCATCTCTAAACTTATTAAACATTTAATGTGTTTTCTGATTATATAAATTAGGCTTATTTTTAGGTTAGAAGATACAGAAAATTATGTCAATAAAATGTCAATCCCACTGAATTTTTGTAAGGTACATTATttgacatctttttaaaaaatatttattttttagtttttaagtggacacaataactttattttacatttatgtggtgctgaggattgaactcagtgcctcaagcgtgctaggcaagcactctcttgagccataactccagccctatttgacatctttttaaatttttttttcttattatttagtCATAAATGGACGCGGtaccttcattttacttatttatgtggtgctgaggaccaaacccagagcgcatgcaagtcaagcactctaccactaagccacaacccccagcccttatTTGACAACTTGAACTGAGTAAATTACTAAATTTCAGCCACTGGACTAAGTGATTGGGTTATAAAGGTGAAGAAAGAGACATAATCCCTGTCCCCCATCACTGACTAGACTAGTGTAGGATGCAGTCAAATAAACAGGTAAACAAAATAATATCCATAATGTGATGGGCCTGTACTGGGAAATACAGAAAAGGACTGTCAAAGAAAACTTAGGGGTTT
This portion of the Ictidomys tridecemlineatus isolate mIctTri1 chromosome 4, mIctTri1.hap1, whole genome shotgun sequence genome encodes:
- the C2cd2l gene encoding phospholipid transfer protein C2CD2L isoform X1, with the translated sequence MALGWGQQDVGWAALLFLFAASLLTVFGWLLQYARGLWLARARRGRGSGTALATEPGGSLRELGVWRSLLRLRATRAGAPEEPGVRGLLASLFAFKSFRENWQRAWVRALNEQACRDGSSIQIAFEEVPQLSPRTSISHVTCVDQSERTMVLRCQLFAEEVRFPVSVTQQSPAAVSMETYHVTLTLPPTQLEVNLEEIPGEGLLVSWAFTDRPDLSLMVLPKLQARERGEEQLELSTIEELIKDAIVSTQPAMMVNLRACSAAGGLVPSEKPLVMPQAQPSIIRPTRLFLRQLRAFHLGSELRGNEELCCVAELDNPMQQKWTKPMRAGPEVEWTEDLALDLGPQSRELTLKVLRSGNCGDSELLGQVTLPVGPPSRPLSRRQVCPLTPGPGKALGPAATMAAELQYEEGSPGNLGTPTPSTPRPSITPTKKIELDRTIMPDGTIVTTVTTVQSRPRVEGKLDSPSRSPSKVEVTEKTTTVLSESSGPSNASHSSSPGESHLSNGLDPVAETAIRQLTEPSGRAAKKTPTKRSTLIISGVSKVPIAQDELALSLGYAASLEASMQEDAGTSGGPSSPPSDPPATSPGPLDALSSPTSVQEADETTRSDISERPSVDDVESETGSTGALETRSLKDHKVSFLRSGTKLIFRRRPRQKEAGLSQSHDDLSNTTATPSVRKKAGSFSRRLIKRFSFKSKPKANGNPSPQL
- the C2cd2l gene encoding phospholipid transfer protein C2CD2L isoform X2 — protein: MALGWGQQDVGWAALLFLFAASLLTVFGWLLQYARGLWLARARRGRGSGTALATEPGGSLRELGVWRSLLRLRATRAGAPEEPGVRGLLASLFAFKSFRENWQRAWVRALNEQACRDGSSIQIAFEEVPQLSPRTSISHVTCVDQSERTMVLRCQLFAEEVRFPVSVTQQSPAAVSMETYHVTLTLPPTQLEVNLEEIPGEGLLVSWAFTDRPDLSLMVLPKLQARERGEEQLELSTIEELIKDAIVSTQPAMMVNLRACSAAGGLVPSEKPLVMPQAQPSIIRPTRLFLRQLRAFHLGSELRGNEELCCVAELDNPMQQKWTKPMRAGPEVEWTEDLALDLGPQSRELTLKVLRSGNCGDSELLGQVTLPVGPPSRPLSRRQVCPLTPGPGKALGPAATMAAELQYEEGSPGNLGTPTPSTPRPSITPTKKIELDRTIMPDGTIVTTVTTVQSRPRVEGKLDSPSRSPSKVEVTEKTTTVLSESSGPSNASHSSSRESHLSNGLDPVAETAIRQLTEPSGRAAKKTPTKRSTLIISGVSKVPIAQDELALSLGYAASLEASMQEDAGTSGGPSSPPSDPPATSPGPLDALSSPTSVQEADETTRSDISERPSVDDVESETGSTGALETRSLKDHKVSFLRSGTKLIFRRRPRQKEAGLSQSHDDLSNTTATPSVRKKAGSFSRRLIKRFSFKSKPKANGNPSPQL
- the C2cd2l gene encoding phospholipid transfer protein C2CD2L isoform X4; this translates as MALGWGQQDVGWAALLFLFAASLLTVFGWLLQYARGLWLARARRGRGSGTALATEPGGSLRELGVWRSLLRLRATRAGAPEEPGVRGLLASLFAFKSFRENWQRAWVRALNEQACRDGSSIQIAFEEVPQLSPRTSISHVTCVDQSERTMVLRCQLFAEEVRFPVSVTQQSPAAVSMETYHVTLTLPPTQLEVNLEEIPGEGLLVSWAFTDRPDLSLMVLPKLQARERGEEQLELSTIEELIKDAIVSTQPAMMVNLRACSAAGGLVPSEKPLVMPQAQPSIIRPTRLFLRQLRAFHLGSELRGNEELCCVAELDNPMQQKWTKPMRAGPEVEWTEDLALDLGPQSRELTLKVLRSGNCGDSELLGQVTLPVGPPSRPLSRRQVCPLTPGPGKALGPAATMAAELQYEEGSPGNLGTPTPSTPRPSITPTKKIELDRTIMPDGTIVTTVTTVQSRPRVEGKLDSPSRSPSKVEVTEKTTTVLSESSGPSNASHSSSPGESHLSNGLDPVAETAIRQLTEPSGRAAKKTPTKRSTLIISGVSKVPIAQDELALSLGYAASLEASMQEDAGTSGGPSSPPSDPPATSPGPLDALSSPTSVQEADETTRSDISERPSVDDVESETGSTGALETRSLKDHKAYITSWDDEIPKSKACCVSTFFVLLVLNLPH
- the C2cd2l gene encoding phospholipid transfer protein C2CD2L isoform X3, producing the protein MALGWGQQDVGWAALLFLFAASLLTVFGWLLQYARGLWLARARRGRGSGTALATEPGGSLRELGVWRSLLRLRATRAGAPEEPGVRGLLASLFAFKSFRENWQRAWVRALNEQACRDGSSIQIAFEEVPQLSPRTSISHVTCVDQSERTMVLRCQLFAEEVRFPVSVTQQSPAAVSMETYHVTLTLPPTQLEVNLEEIPGEGLLVSWAFTDRPDLSLMVLPKLQARERGEEQLELSTIEELIKDAIVSTQPAMMVNLRACSAAGGLVPSEKPLVMPQAQPSIIRPTRLFLRQLRAFHLGSELRGNEELCCVAELDNPMQQKWTKPMRAGPEVEWTEDLALDLGPQSRELTLKVLRSGNCGDSELLGQVTLPVGPPSRPLSRRQVCPLTPGPGKALGPAATMAAELQYEEGSPGNLGTPTPSTPRPSITPTKKIELDRTIMPDGTIVTTVTTVQSRPRVEGKLDSPSRSPSKVEVTEKTTTVLSESSGPSNASHSSSPGESHLSNGLDPVAETAIRQLTEPSGRAAKKTPTKRSTLIISGVSKVPIAQDELALSLGYAASLEASMQEDAGTSGGPSSPPSDPPATSPGPLDALSSPTSVQEADETTRSDISERPSVDDVESETGSTGALETRSLKDHKGAGKPEERRELGASVPGLDLTGLGDRKGCQMISLYLHFFFPFLGLKACLPAFFCLFVCLF